One segment of Tissierellales bacterium DNA contains the following:
- the pflA gene encoding pyruvate formate-lyase-activating protein, with amino-acid sequence MIGKIHSIETCGTVDGPGIRFIIFTQGCPLRCKYCHNPDTWKLSDGKDSDSESLISEIKKYRSYMEFSGGGVTITGGEPLMQSEFVSEIFKRCKEEGIHTALDTSGQASIDIAKKVLDYTDLVLLDLKSINPNIFKDLTKADLEPSIEFLNYLREQNIKTWIRHVVVPGITDNLIDLENLAKFIAPYENIEQIELLPFHKMGEFKWESLGYNYELNDVVEPSNDLMEKSIEIFKKYNPNKIVK; translated from the coding sequence ATGATCGGTAAAATTCATTCTATAGAAACGTGTGGAACTGTCGATGGTCCTGGTATTCGATTTATCATTTTCACTCAAGGTTGTCCATTGAGATGTAAGTATTGTCATAATCCAGATACTTGGAAATTATCTGATGGTAAAGATTCCGACAGCGAATCTTTAATAAGTGAAATTAAAAAATACCGATCTTACATGGAATTTTCTGGCGGTGGTGTTACTATTACAGGTGGTGAACCCCTTATGCAATCTGAATTTGTTTCTGAAATTTTTAAAAGATGCAAAGAAGAGGGAATTCATACTGCATTAGATACATCGGGACAGGCTTCTATCGATATAGCAAAAAAAGTTTTAGATTACACCGATTTGGTTCTTCTAGATTTAAAGTCTATAAATCCAAATATTTTTAAAGATCTTACAAAGGCTGATTTAGAGCCAAGTATAGAGTTTTTAAACTATCTTCGTGAACAAAATATTAAAACTTGGATTAGGCATGTAGTAGTTCCTGGTATCACTGATAATCTAATCGATTTAGAAAATCTGGCAAAATTTATAGCTCCATATGAAAATATTGAGCAAATAGAGCTTCTTCCATTCCACAAAATGGGAGAATTCAAATGGGAATCATTAGGTTATAACTACGAGTTAAACGATGTGGTAGAACCATCGAATGATCTCATGGAAAAATCTATTGAAATCTTTAAAAAATATAATCCGAATAAAATTGTAAAATAG